DNA sequence from the Deltaproteobacteria bacterium genome:
TTCTTCGCACGTTGCAGAGAAATTACAGACAAAGAGTCTAAGGCGGCCTGACAGCCGCAGCCAAAAAGGTATTGATGCAACTTCCGGCAATTTTTGAGCGCGCGTGGGGGTCTCTTTCCAAGAAACTGCATTAAAGCAGAGAAGTTACTAACTCCACAGTCCAAAGTTCTCGTAACGTATTGATTTTATTGAATGCATAAATTCCAGGCCGTCATTCCGGCGCAAGCCGGAATCCAGTGTCTTTTTGATAAGTTAAATGTTCTGGATGCCGGTCGAAGATCCGGTACTTGCGGGGATCACGTCCGGCATGACGTGAGAACTTTGGACTCTAGTTACTAACCAAGGCTCAATTTCAATCTTTCAGACCCAAAAAACGCCGAATGACCGTAATGACCCGGCGGGTGAAGTGAGATGTCAGAGATCCGCCTTCGCAATGCGAAAACTATACTGAAGTGGGCGTTGGGAGTCAAGGTGGATGGCATCCCATGGCCCGGCACATCAAAGGATGTGTTTGTCGACGGAACCTGAGTTGGGAAGGATAATAATAAATAATGAATACTTGTATTTTTTGCTTGTCTCAGGTACAATAATAGGGTCAGAAATGAAAATTTCCTGCAGCCATTTCTCACGCTTCCTTCTTACTCCTGTCAGAGCAACCCAATTAAATAAAGGGAAATCATGAAATATAAAATCTCCGAACTCATCGACGTAGAGAAAAGCCAAAGGCTTCTCGACTGTTTTTGTGATGCGATGGGGATAGCGGCCGCGATTATCGATCTACAGGGCGACGTGGTTATCAGATCACGATGGCAAAAAATATGTACGGATTTTCACCGTGTAAACCAGGAGACCTTCAAGAAATGCGTTGAGAGCGACACACGGCTTGCCAATGAATTGCAGCAGGGAAAGAATTTCTCTATCTATCAATGCCGGAATGGGCTCACGGACGCTGCATCTCCGATCATCATTGAAGGAGAGCATGTGGCGAATGCCTTTGCCGGTCAGTTCTTTTTGAACCCCCCTGACCGGGAGTTTTTTCTCCGGCAGGCCGCTCAATACGGGTTTGATGAAAATGAATATCTGGAGGCGGTGTTCCAGGTCCCTGTTGTAAACGAGAGGTATCTCCCTGCCGTTCTGAACTTCCTTGCGACATTTGCTGAGATGGTAGCCTCTGTTGGCATGGAGCGGTTCAGGCACATGGAGGCGACAGAGGCGCTGAGAGAAAGCGAAACGAGGCTTCGGACCATCATCGAACACAGCAATGAACTTTTCTATATCCATGATACAGAATATACCCTCACGTATGTGAGCCGGACCGCAATGGATATCCTCGGGTATGACGCGGAAGAACTGAAGCAGAAATGGATACAATTGATCAAAGACAACCCCCTTAACAAGCAGATGAGTGCGTTTGTCCGAAAGGCGATCACAACAGGTGAAAGGCAGCCCCCGTATCTCTTGAGAATGAAGAAGAAGGACGGCACACCCATATTGCTCGAGATTGATGAATCCCCGGTGAAAGACGCAGCCGGAAGGGTTGTCGCAATCTCAGGCGCCGCCCGGGATGTGACCGGACAAAAAGAGATCGAACAGAGATTGCTGAAATCGGAAAAGGGGTTTCGCGACCTGTTCGATTCCATCTCCGACCTCATCTATACCCAGGACCTGAATGGCCGGTTCATCTCTGTCAACAAGGCCTTGAGCACGTTGTTTGGTTATGAACGAAATGAGGTGGTCGGAAGGCTTACAACGGATTTTATGAAGCCGGAGATGATGCCTTTTTTTGAAAGCCAATATCTGGAAGAGATCAAGACAAAGGGGTACCAGGAGGGAATCACCAGCTATTTTACGAAACACGGGGAAGAACTCTATGTCGAGTACCGGAGTTCCCTGGTCAAACCTGAAGACGGGGAGCCTTATATCAGCGGATCCGGGCGGGATGTGACAGAGAGGATATCGGCCAGGAGGGAAATCAAACGGCTTCAGAACCAGATACTTCACTCACAAAAGATGGAAGCCCTCGGTCTTATGGCAGGCGGCGTCGCCCACGACCTGAACAACATCCTGTCAGGTATCGTGAGCTATCCCGAGCTGCTCCTCATGGATCTGCCCCAGGAAAGTCCGTTCAGGAAACCGATAGAGACCATCAAAGAATCCGGCATGAGGGCCGCGGATGTGGTGGCGGACCTCCTGACCATCGCCAGGGGAGTGGCTACCGGGAAAGAGGTTCTCAATCTCAATGCGGTTATCAAGACCTATCTGAATTCCCTTGAATTCGAGAGGCTGGAGAAAACACACACATTTATCGATTTCAAGGTCGATCTGGCCCTGGCCCTCTTGAATATAAGGGGCTCTTCCGTACATATCGAGAAGAGCCTGATGAACCTCGTCATCAATGCCTGCGAGGCTATCCGCGGGAGAGGAACGGTCGCCATATCCACCGCAAACCGGTATCTGGATGAGCCCTTCAAGGGATATGAAGACGTGCGCAGGGGCGAATATGTGGTCCTCACCGTATCGGATAACGGTTCCGGAATATCGTCTGAGGACCTGCATCGGATTTTCGAGCCCTTTTATACCAAAAAGGTGATGGGAAGAAGCGGCACAGGCCTGGGTCTGGCCGTTGTGTGGAATACCCTGCAGGATCATAACGGATACATCAATATAACGAGCAACGACAGGGGATCAACCTTTGAACTCTACTTCCCTGTGGCCCGAGAGGATTTGGGACCTCAAGCAAAACAGACCGTTTTAGACGATTACCTCGGTCATGGAGAGAAGGTTCTGGTGATTGACGATGAAGAGAGGCAGAGGGAAATCGCCTGCGGCATGTTGAACAAATTGGGATATGTGGCCGACGCTGTTCCTGGCGGTGATGACGCGATCGAGTATCTGAAACAGTATCCCGTAGACATGATCCTTCTCGACATGGTCATGCCCAGAGGGATGGGCGGCAGGGAAACCTATGAAAAAATCATTACCATCCGGCCGGGCCAAAAAGCCATTATAGCGAGCGGGTATGCCAGGACCGAAGAAGTTGAGGCCGCCCAGAAACTGGGGGCGGGCCGGTATATAAAAAAACCCTATACCCTTGAAAAAATCGGAATAGCCATTAAAGAAGAATTACGGAAGCAGACAGGGTGAGATAACTGAGCGTTGTCTGGTGAAGGATTTGCAGCGTATGCCACAGATATTTCCGGAAGGCTGGAGCTGATGCAGCGTTTCGTCGAAAAATTTACCATCAAGGTCACAGATAGTGGGGTTCTTATGACGGACAGGGAAGGTAACTGCATCCGCCTGACCGCAGGGGAGGCGCTCATGCTGCTGGATATCCTTAGAAACGAAGAAGCCGCATTGAATAATATGGCCGAGAAGGCCTCCCCTCTTCCTCTACATATTCATATCTGAGTCGGGCGAAGAAACATGAAAGGCGGAACGATTGCCCGTATCAGGGGGATTCTCATCCTCATGCTTATTTTCATGGCCTGGCTACCCCCTTCCCAGTCCGGGAGGGCAGAGACCGTTGAGACCCGAGCCGGCCTCCCCTATGTGGTGAACATCCGCGGCGCTCCCGCAGAACCTCCTGATGTTGAAAGACTTCTTGGCGAGGTCTCCCAGACCGTTCAGAAAAAGAATGATTCTCCGCCGTCCAAGGCCCTGCTGCAACAGCGGGCCCAAGGCGATCTTCCGGAGATGCAGAAGGTCTTGCGGTCCTTCGGCTTTTTTCGTGGAAACGTGGCCATGGAGATCATACCCGCCGAATCCGGCTACGTGCCCGACCCCGATAACGTCCAGGGAGCACCTGGGTCTGTGCAGCCCCCGCCAAAACCGGTGACCGTTCTATTTCGCATCGATCCTGGTCCTCGATTTTCATTCTGGAAGCCGTCCATCTCCTTGGCCGAAGACGCCCCGGCAAAGGCCCTTTCCCCGCCGGGCCCGGCAGAGGCCGGCATCCTCGATAATGCGCCTTATGTCGCCGGAAAAGTGGTGGAAGCCGGAAACTTCATCCTCAACTACTACAGAATGAATGGGTATCCATTTCCGCAGATTGTCCATCGGGAGGTGGTGGCCGATTTTGCGGCAAACAGGGTGGAGGTCAGTTTCCGGGTGGCGCCGGGTCCCCATGCCCTGTTCGGAGAGACACGCGTCACGGGCCTTGAGCGGCTGGACCCCGCGTATGTGCGTGAGCTGATCCCCTGGAAGCCCGGGGACCCCTACGACAGCCGTCTCATCGACAAGGCCCGAAGGACCCTTTTTGACACCAATCTCTTCGGCATGGTTGAGTTCGATACCCCGGAAGAGGTCAATGAAACGGGCCGCCTGTCGATCACGCTCCGATTCAAGGAGCGCGCCCCGCGCACGATCCGCCTGGGGGTTGAATACACCACCGATTATGGGCCGGGGGTCAGCGGGACATGGACCCATCGGAACCTCTTCGGAATGGCCGAGAAAGTGACCACAGGGGCCATTTTCAACAGCAGGATCCGTACCGCCTTTGCCCAATTCGATAAACCGATGTTTCTGGACAGGGACAACACCTTTATCGCTCAAAGCGCATTTAACGACGAGACCACCGATGCCTATGACGCCAGGTCGGTGGATACATCGGTCATTCTGAAGCGGCAATTTACGAAGAACTTCTGGGCGGGCGGGGGTGTCGGTTTCCGCTATGGCCGGGTGAGGCAGGAAAGCAAGGATCCCTACACCTCTTACCACATGGCCTACCTTCCCCTCACGGCGACCCAAGATACCCGGGAGGATCTGCTCAACCCCACCCGCGGCTATGAACTCTCGCTCAGCATGGCCCCTTACCAGGATGTGGTAAATGGAGACACCCGGTTTTTTCGATATCTCCTGTCCGGAAGTACCTATTACAACTTCGATTCAGGGGACAAGGTGGTTGCTGCGGTCCGGACCGCCTTTGGCCAGGTCTTCGGCATCAGCCGCGATCAGATGCCCGCCGATCTCCGATTTTATGCAGGGGGTGGCGGTTCCGTCAGAGGCTACGCCTACCAGCTTGCCGGCCCTGTACAGGGGGATGTCCCTTTAGGCGGTCTATCCGTGCTGACCTTTTCACTGGAACTGCGGGTTAAACTCACCGATTCCATCGGACTGGTCCCCTTCCTGGACGGCGGCACGGCCTTCTTGGACAGGATCCCCGATTTTGACAGTCAGGACATCCTGTATGGGGCAGGCCTCGGTCTCAGATATTATACGGCTATCGGTCCGATCCGACTGGATGTGGCCGTGCCCCTCAACAAACGCAAAGGCGTCGACGACAGCTTCCAATTTTACGTAAGTATCGGGCAGTCGTTTTAATTATCAGACCCGTAACTCGGTGTAACCGTGTTGATTTTTAGATCTTTACCGACTAAAATTCTGACGTCATAACTCCGAATAATCTAACGTCATGGTCCCCAAGTTCCGCGTTCCCCACTCCGCGTTCCGCGTTCATGAAACCGGAGTTTGGCCGGGCTTCATCTCCTGAATATTGAGCAGATACAATATGCCTGAAAGCAACACAGACATGAAAAAACGTCCCCCGCGGGTGCGATGGCTGCGATGGCTCTTTCTGTCCGTTATCGGGGTGATCATCTTCATAGGTCTGGTCTGGGCCGGATTTCAGACCCGATGGGCCAAAGATCGTCTGGCCGGGCTGGTCGCCACTGCCACGGCCGGCACGGACGGCTACAGGGTGATCCTTCAGGGAGTGGACGGATGGCTCCCTTTTTCAATTCTAATCGACCGGGTAACCCTCTCGGACGAAAACGGGGAATGGCTGGAAGGACGGCAGGTGGATATCTCACTTAACTGGGCGCCCCTCCTCGCCGGAATATTGGATGTGGAGTGGTTTCGCATGGAAGGCCTTTCAATCTCCCGTCTCCCCGAAACCGTCGAAGCATTCTCTGAAAAGGAACCGGTCGACCAGGAGCCTCTCTCCTTCTCCCTCCCCCGAGTCAGGGTCCGTGAGATCCGTATCCCCCGCATCGATCTGGCCAAGGCGGTGGTTGGCGAACCTCTGTCCTACACCCTCCAGTCAAATGCCCGAACCGGCGACCGACAGATGGAGATCAGCGGCCTGCTCCAGAGTCTGGATCACCCGAACAACGCCCTGCGGCTGACGGCCGCATACGACCTTAACACCCGCCGGATCTCGACGGATCTGAGTTATCGCGAATCAACGGGCGGTCTGGTGACAGGGCTTATGGGACTGCCGGATGCCGCAGGGATCGTATTCCGGCTAAAGGCCGAGGGTCCCCTCTCCAAGGTTGAGGGAGATCTGGACCTGGAGATAGGCGGATACGGGAAGGCCGGCATGAAGGTGGAGGCAGGGATCGATGACCCGGTCACGCTGATCGTGGACGGACAGGTCCGGGCGGAGCATCGCATGGTGCCGGAAAAGGTGACAGCGGCTCTGGGAGGCCTGAGGTTAGACATCCGATGCCGCGCCGCAATTTCATCTGATAAGATGTTCCGCATAACCGCGTTCACGGCCAAGGCCCAGTCAACCGCCGTCTCGGTAGAAGGAACCGCAGACCTTGCCCGGGGTCTTATGAATCTGCAGGCAACGGTTTCGCCCGTGGATATCTCGCCGTTCCTTCAGGGGAGCGGCCTGGAGTATCGGGCCGTCGGTCCGGTGCATCTGACGGCAAAGGGGCCCTTCAGCCAACCGGAAGTCACTGCAGCGGTCCCCCTGGGGAGGCTCAGGATTCGGGACACGGCCCTGAAAGAGATAATTCTGGAGGCCCGGGCCGCTTTTGAAACAGATCACCGCGGTCTCAAGAAGAGCGGGGCTTCAATCACCATAGAGGAGGTGGAGTTCCCGCAAGTCCCTGCGCTTAGAGGCCCGCTTCGGGTGGACATCATCGCAGCAAGTCCGGATTTCAGAAAGTGGGATATTGAGAACCTTCAACTCACTGCGCCGGAAATCGCCTTGAGCGCCCGGGACGCCCGGATCGACACTATGAGCGGCGATTTCTCCGCCGACCTCCTCACCGAGTTGAATCGACTTGGTGCCCTGATGCCGCCGAAGGCCGGGGAGATAGACGGCCGATTGGTCATCCTCGCCAAGGCAGAGGGCAACATTACGACCCAACAGATCAAGGCCGATCTGAACATGGCCCTGACCCGTCTCTCAGGCCTTCCATCCATGGCTGCAGAGGTTGTGGGGCCGGAGCAGACGCTTAACGCCCATGCCTCGATGAAAGAAGGCATCCTTGCCCTGGAAGAGGCCCATATGACCGGAGGCCATACCGATCTGAAGGCAGACGGGCGGCTCAATATGGAGAAGGGAACCTTTGATGTCAACTACCATCTTCTTCTCAAGGATCTGTCCAAAATGGCCGGGACCATGGGGGTACGGCTTTCCGGAGAGGTGGAGACCCGAGGACGGATGTCAGGTGAATTCGAGGATTTTGCTGCCGACATGGCCCTTTCATCCGAAAGGCTTCAGGTGAACGACCTGATCCTGAAAGCGCTCCGTACGCAATTGAAGGCAGAAGGTCTCCCAGGGAAACCGTCCGGGTCATTTCGCGTGAACGGCGCGGCCCTGGATCAGCCGTTTCAACTAAGCGCCGGTTTTTCATGGTCAGACGAGACGCTCGCTCTTTCCGGGGCCAAGGCCGCCCTTCCGGGGATCGATCTATATGCGGATATCGGCATAACACCCGGGACAAGAAATTATACCGGGACGGCCGGAGGAACTATAAGGTCATTGGAACTTCTGGGTGCCATCGCCGGCATACCGGCAGAAGGGAGCGGCAATTTCCAACTTACGGCCGGTGACGCAGCCGCGACACTGAATGCGGACTTCAAAGATCTGCGTTACAAGGACCACGGAATCGCCTTGCTTCGGATCACGGCGCAGATGGACGATATGGCAACCCTTCGCGGCCGGATCAGCATGGAGGCGACGGATGCCGCGGTCAGAGATGCCCGGCTGGAGACCGTTAAACTGGACGTAAATGGAACCCTCGACAAGGCAGCGGCAACGTTGGAGGCCAAAGGCTCGGTCGGCAGTCCCGAGGTGGGGCGAGACGGTTCATCGGACGCCCCCCTCTCCCTCTTCGCCAGGCTCCACATGACCCATGAGGATATGTGGCGGTTTCGCCTGGAGAAGTTTGATGCCCTGTACAGGGAATTGGATGTCGCCCTTGCCCATCCGGCCATTGTTACCCTGCAGGACCAAAAACTTACCCTGGATGGCCTGCAGCTCCATACGGCAAAGGGCGATCTTCACGCCGGAGTGGCGCTCACCCCGGAGACGGTTCAGGCATTTGCGCGGATCACCGACCTGCCGCTCGCCATGTTGGCGCCTGTTATCGGCCTGGACCTGATCGGGACCGTTTCGGCAAAATGCGATATATCCGGCCCTTTGACCGATCCCGCGATGCATGGGGAGGCGCATATAAGGGACTACCGGATACCCCGTGGAGAGGGGAAGGCCCCGCTGCTCCTGAAGGCCGATCTCACGGTCGACCGCCGGGGAGACCGTCTTGAGGCGGACCTGACCCTTTCCGGTCTCGACAAGTCCCCGTTCATTGCCAGGGCAAGCCTGCCGGTGCGTCTTTCCCTCAAGCCCTTTGACTTTAAATTGGACACGACGGGCGACCTGGACGGCAGATTGCAGGGCCATCTGGATCTCGCAATATTTAGGGGATTGCCGATCATGGTCGATCAGACCCTCAGGGGGGAGATAGACGTGGACATCGGCCTGGGGGGCTCGGTGGAGAAGTGGGCATTGAACGGAGGCCTCACCATTCAGAACGGCCGCTTTGAAAACCCGGCGTCAGGCACTATCCTGGCCGATATCAACGGCCGTATCACTGCCGACGGCCGAAGCCTGCGATTGACCCGGCTGACGGCCATTGACGGAGAAAAGGGGACAGTGGCCCTTGAGGGCGGCATCACCACCGAGGCCCCTTTTCCCTTGGATGCCGATCTGACCTTCAACCAGGCAACCCTCCTGCGCAAAAAAATCCTGACGTCATCCGCCAGCGGGAAGGTGGATGTAAAGGGAACCCCCAAGCGCCTGGATCTGACCGGGAACATCGTTCTCGATCGCACGGAAGTGGCAATTCCCAAGAGACTGCCTCCCGACGTGGTGGAAATACCGGTCACCGAGATCAACCTCCCCCCAGGCATGTCCACAGGAGGGGCCGGGCCCCTTCCAGGTTCCAGTCTCCTGTTTATGGATCTTTCCCTCCAGATCCCGGCCAGGTTCTTTGTGCGGGGCCGCGGACTGGACGCTGAATTCCAGGGCCAATTGACGGCCCAGGGGCCTGCCTACGACCCTGTGATCCAGGGAACACTGCATGTGGTGCGCGGTACATTCCAGTTCCTGAGCCGCACCTTCCATATCACCCAAGGCCAGATAGTCTTTGAAGGCGCCACGCCGCCTAATCCGTTTCTGAACATCACCACTCAGGTGACTGCCGGACAGATCGACGCACGGGTGCGGGTTACCGGTCCGGCAGATGCCTTCAAGATGACCCTGACCTCCCAGCCCCCCCTGCCCCAGGACGAGATCATGGCAAACATCCTCTTCGGTCAATCCGTGGCAAAGCTGAATGCGTTTCAGGCCTATCAACTTGCCACCGCCATCAGTCAACTCTCGGGCGGAGATATGCCGGATATCGCGGGAAGGACGCGTAGTCTTCTCCATGTGGATCGTCTGAGCATCAGCGGGGGTGACGACACCAATAGATCCGACGGCGGACCCACAATATCGGCGGGGAAATACGTGAGTGAGGATGTCTATGTGGGCGTGGAGCAGGAACTTACCGACGCCAAACAGGATGTGATCGTGGAAGTGGACATTACCCCCAACTTTTCAGTGCAAAGCAAAGCAGGCACCCGTTCCGGTGCCGGGATCGGTTTCAACTGGAAATTTGATTACTGACATGAAGAAGATCCCTCTTGTTGCGGGATTTTCCAAGTGCGGCCGCCAATTTCCCTAAATCTTTGCCCAATTGGACCGGATAAGAAGAATATGGTATCATAGGGTATTGAAGAAATTCGGATTTGGAATCGCTTGGGGCCGGCTCAGCTCGTATTTTCATTCCAGGCCCTCGTTCCCAAGACCCATATAAATTTTTGCGGCGCGTTACATGAGACCCCTTTACCGGGGCTTTTGTCCATATTTTCAGAAGGGGCCGTTGAACCTTAACGGGAGGATCTCCATGGCTATTCCGAAGAGAAAACTCGGTAAGACAGGGGTTGAAGTCACCCTCCTGGGCCTCGGCGGAGAAGGGGTGCTCAGGACCTATGGGCATGAAAAGGAGTCCTATACGGTCATTCATCGGGCCCTCGATCTGGGGATCAATTACTTTGAATCAGCGCGCGCGTACTCCGGAAGCGAGTCTTACTACGGTCTGGCCCTCGGAGGGAGAAGAAGGGATATATTCCTCACCAGCAAGTCCCATGCGAGAGATAAGGCAGGGGCACTGCGTCATCTGCAGGAAACCCTGAAAAATATGAAAACGGATCATCTCGACCTGTGGCAGGTTCATGATGTAAGGACTGAAGCGGATATGGCCGGGATCTTCGGCCCGGGCGGCGCCATCGAGGCCTTCGCAGCCGCAAAAGAGACCGGTTTGACACGATTCGTGGGGGTGACCGGTCACCACGATCCAATCATTTTGCGGCGCTGTATAGAGATGTATGACTTTGATACGGTCTTGCTTCCGGTAAATCCGGCGGAACCCGCTTCTTCCAGTTTTATGGATATCGTGATGCCCGTCGCCCAGGAGAAGGGAATGGGCATTATCGGGATGAAGGTCTATTTCAGAGGGATGGCCGCAAAGGTTCCGGAATTCCTGAGCATGGAACCCTTTTTCCGTTACGCCCTCTCATGGCCTGTCAGCACTGTGGTCATTGGTTGCGATACCCCCCAACAGATGGAAGAAAATGTGAATTTCGCAAGAACGTTTCAGCCGATGCCTCCGGAAGAGATGACGGACCTGGTGGACCGCATCGCACCTTACGCAAAACAACTGATGTACTACAAACCTTGAGGACGCGGCGGATGGATCGCCTGTGGCAATGACACATTCTTTAATCCCTGCTGACATGCCAACCAATCCTCCTCCGTAGACCGCGTCCTCCGGGCAACCCAGGGTTCCCCAGCAGAGCGTCCGGGCCCTGGTCGAACAGGGAATTGATCAAAAGGCGTCTCACCTCAGCCTGGGCCGTCCCCACCTCATCTCCTCTCTTTTCAACCGGGTCCACCCTCTATCCTGAAAGCACCTTTCCCACGGGGAATCTGCCGCTCAGCGGCTGGAGAAAATTCATAAAACCGCTTATTTGATAGACTTCCTCTACCCTTTTTGATATGGCATATGCGCATCGGAAACGGGTTTTGATTCGTAGGCTTCCTCGTTGAAAACCGGCGGTTGGGTTCGCGTTGGGGTTGACCGCATACGGAGATAAGAATGCAATTGGGAAATATCATACTTCAGTCGGCAGGATCCCTGGCAATGGCGGTCTTGGCCCTGCTCATGTTGATCGTTCAGGCTGCATTTTTTTTAAGGAAACCTCGATT
Encoded proteins:
- a CDS encoding translocation/assembly module TamB domain-containing protein, producing MPESNTDMKKRPPRVRWLRWLFLSVIGVIIFIGLVWAGFQTRWAKDRLAGLVATATAGTDGYRVILQGVDGWLPFSILIDRVTLSDENGEWLEGRQVDISLNWAPLLAGILDVEWFRMEGLSISRLPETVEAFSEKEPVDQEPLSFSLPRVRVREIRIPRIDLAKAVVGEPLSYTLQSNARTGDRQMEISGLLQSLDHPNNALRLTAAYDLNTRRISTDLSYRESTGGLVTGLMGLPDAAGIVFRLKAEGPLSKVEGDLDLEIGGYGKAGMKVEAGIDDPVTLIVDGQVRAEHRMVPEKVTAALGGLRLDIRCRAAISSDKMFRITAFTAKAQSTAVSVEGTADLARGLMNLQATVSPVDISPFLQGSGLEYRAVGPVHLTAKGPFSQPEVTAAVPLGRLRIRDTALKEIILEARAAFETDHRGLKKSGASITIEEVEFPQVPALRGPLRVDIIAASPDFRKWDIENLQLTAPEIALSARDARIDTMSGDFSADLLTELNRLGALMPPKAGEIDGRLVILAKAEGNITTQQIKADLNMALTRLSGLPSMAAEVVGPEQTLNAHASMKEGILALEEAHMTGGHTDLKADGRLNMEKGTFDVNYHLLLKDLSKMAGTMGVRLSGEVETRGRMSGEFEDFAADMALSSERLQVNDLILKALRTQLKAEGLPGKPSGSFRVNGAALDQPFQLSAGFSWSDETLALSGAKAALPGIDLYADIGITPGTRNYTGTAGGTIRSLELLGAIAGIPAEGSGNFQLTAGDAAATLNADFKDLRYKDHGIALLRITAQMDDMATLRGRISMEATDAAVRDARLETVKLDVNGTLDKAAATLEAKGSVGSPEVGRDGSSDAPLSLFARLHMTHEDMWRFRLEKFDALYRELDVALAHPAIVTLQDQKLTLDGLQLHTAKGDLHAGVALTPETVQAFARITDLPLAMLAPVIGLDLIGTVSAKCDISGPLTDPAMHGEAHIRDYRIPRGEGKAPLLLKADLTVDRRGDRLEADLTLSGLDKSPFIARASLPVRLSLKPFDFKLDTTGDLDGRLQGHLDLAIFRGLPIMVDQTLRGEIDVDIGLGGSVEKWALNGGLTIQNGRFENPASGTILADINGRITADGRSLRLTRLTAIDGEKGTVALEGGITTEAPFPLDADLTFNQATLLRKKILTSSASGKVDVKGTPKRLDLTGNIVLDRTEVAIPKRLPPDVVEIPVTEINLPPGMSTGGAGPLPGSSLLFMDLSLQIPARFFVRGRGLDAEFQGQLTAQGPAYDPVIQGTLHVVRGTFQFLSRTFHITQGQIVFEGATPPNPFLNITTQVTAGQIDARVRVTGPADAFKMTLTSQPPLPQDEIMANILFGQSVAKLNAFQAYQLATAISQLSGGDMPDIAGRTRSLLHVDRLSISGGDDTNRSDGGPTISAGKYVSEDVYVGVEQELTDAKQDVIVEVDITPNFSVQSKAGTRSGAGIGFNWKFDY
- a CDS encoding PAS domain S-box protein, yielding MKYKISELIDVEKSQRLLDCFCDAMGIAAAIIDLQGDVVIRSRWQKICTDFHRVNQETFKKCVESDTRLANELQQGKNFSIYQCRNGLTDAASPIIIEGEHVANAFAGQFFLNPPDREFFLRQAAQYGFDENEYLEAVFQVPVVNERYLPAVLNFLATFAEMVASVGMERFRHMEATEALRESETRLRTIIEHSNELFYIHDTEYTLTYVSRTAMDILGYDAEELKQKWIQLIKDNPLNKQMSAFVRKAITTGERQPPYLLRMKKKDGTPILLEIDESPVKDAAGRVVAISGAARDVTGQKEIEQRLLKSEKGFRDLFDSISDLIYTQDLNGRFISVNKALSTLFGYERNEVVGRLTTDFMKPEMMPFFESQYLEEIKTKGYQEGITSYFTKHGEELYVEYRSSLVKPEDGEPYISGSGRDVTERISARREIKRLQNQILHSQKMEALGLMAGGVAHDLNNILSGIVSYPELLLMDLPQESPFRKPIETIKESGMRAADVVADLLTIARGVATGKEVLNLNAVIKTYLNSLEFERLEKTHTFIDFKVDLALALLNIRGSSVHIEKSLMNLVINACEAIRGRGTVAISTANRYLDEPFKGYEDVRRGEYVVLTVSDNGSGISSEDLHRIFEPFYTKKVMGRSGTGLGLAVVWNTLQDHNGYINITSNDRGSTFELYFPVAREDLGPQAKQTVLDDYLGHGEKVLVIDDEERQREIACGMLNKLGYVADAVPGGDDAIEYLKQYPVDMILLDMVMPRGMGGRETYEKIITIRPGQKAIIASGYARTEEVEAAQKLGAGRYIKKPYTLEKIGIAIKEELRKQTG
- a CDS encoding aldo/keto reductase, with product MAIPKRKLGKTGVEVTLLGLGGEGVLRTYGHEKESYTVIHRALDLGINYFESARAYSGSESYYGLALGGRRRDIFLTSKSHARDKAGALRHLQETLKNMKTDHLDLWQVHDVRTEADMAGIFGPGGAIEAFAAAKETGLTRFVGVTGHHDPIILRRCIEMYDFDTVLLPVNPAEPASSSFMDIVMPVAQEKGMGIIGMKVYFRGMAAKVPEFLSMEPFFRYALSWPVSTVVIGCDTPQQMEENVNFARTFQPMPPEEMTDLVDRIAPYAKQLMYYKP
- a CDS encoding autotransporter assembly complex protein TamA is translated as MKGGTIARIRGILILMLIFMAWLPPSQSGRAETVETRAGLPYVVNIRGAPAEPPDVERLLGEVSQTVQKKNDSPPSKALLQQRAQGDLPEMQKVLRSFGFFRGNVAMEIIPAESGYVPDPDNVQGAPGSVQPPPKPVTVLFRIDPGPRFSFWKPSISLAEDAPAKALSPPGPAEAGILDNAPYVAGKVVEAGNFILNYYRMNGYPFPQIVHREVVADFAANRVEVSFRVAPGPHALFGETRVTGLERLDPAYVRELIPWKPGDPYDSRLIDKARRTLFDTNLFGMVEFDTPEEVNETGRLSITLRFKERAPRTIRLGVEYTTDYGPGVSGTWTHRNLFGMAEKVTTGAIFNSRIRTAFAQFDKPMFLDRDNTFIAQSAFNDETTDAYDARSVDTSVILKRQFTKNFWAGGGVGFRYGRVRQESKDPYTSYHMAYLPLTATQDTREDLLNPTRGYELSLSMAPYQDVVNGDTRFFRYLLSGSTYYNFDSGDKVVAAVRTAFGQVFGISRDQMPADLRFYAGGGGSVRGYAYQLAGPVQGDVPLGGLSVLTFSLELRVKLTDSIGLVPFLDGGTAFLDRIPDFDSQDILYGAGLGLRYYTAIGPIRLDVAVPLNKRKGVDDSFQFYVSIGQSF